The bacterium nucleotide sequence GCGATAGTTGCTCGGCCAGACCTTGAGGATCGTCGCCGTCGCCGAGACGATCGCCCGCTCGTAGTCGGCGAGGTGCGTGCGGTTGGTCGTCCCGACCTCGCAGAGCCGGGCCCCCGAGCGTTCGAGGATCTCCGGCACGCGGAACGAACCGCCGATCTCCACCAGCTCGCCGCGGGAGACCACGACCTCTCGTCCGAGCGCCAGCGTGTTCAGCGCGAGGAGCAGCGCCGCGGCGTTGTTGTTGACGACGAGCGCGGCGCGCCGCGGAAAGACGAGCGTCAGCAGGTCGTCCACGTGGGCGTGGCGGCTGCCGCGCATCCCGCGGTCGAGGTCGAACTCGAGGTCCGAGTAGCCGCGCGCCGCGGCGGCGACGGCGAGGAGCGCGTCGTCTCCCAGCGGGGAGCGCCCGAGGTTGGTGTGCACGACGACGCCGGCGGCGTTGACGACGCGGCGCGGGCGAGGCCGCTCGAGCGCGGCGAGCCCCGCGGCGACCGCGGCCGCGAGGTCGTCCTCCGCCGGCGGCTCGGCGCCCCGCGCGAGCGAGCCGCGGGCCCGCTCGAGTTCGGCGCGCACGACCGCGACCACGGCGCGGCGGGACCACCCGCGCGCCGCGGCGACGACGGCGGGATGCCCGAGCAGCCGTTCCACGGCCGGCAACGAACGGCGACGATCCGACTCGGACAATGGCTTCTCCTCTCGCTTCGGGTACATTGTCGCAGAGCGGGGGCTGGCGGGGCGCCCCCCGCGGAACCTACTCTTGCGGGGGATACCTCACCTTGGCCGACACCCTGTTCACCCCCACCGAGGTCACGGCGGACCTCCACCTGCTGGAGAAGACCCTTCACCAGTTGGGGGTGGACTATGAACTTTTCTTCGCCGCCCGCGCGGACGGCAAGCTGAACATCCCCGCGCCGTTCCGGCGGCTGGCCGAGGTCGAGGCGATCATCCGCCACTACCTCAAGAACCCGCCGCACCGCACGGCCGAGCGGTTCCGCTTCAACACGCTCGTCCACCGCTTCCACACCAGCATGGAGCGCTGGAGCCGCCGCCTGCGGCAGGTCGAGGAACGCGGCGGGCGGGTCGCCGCGCGGCGCCGGCGCGAAGCGGCGGAAGAGGTCGATCCGAACAAGCCGCAGGTGCTGGCCCAGGTGCGGGCGGTCGGCGGCGCGGCGACCGGCGGGCAGGTGCGCGACCTCTTCGTCGCCTTCCGCACGGCCCGCAAGGCGCGCGGCCTCGCCGTGCACGAGCTCGAGTACGCCCACTTCGCCGAG carries:
- the selA gene encoding L-seryl-tRNA(Sec) selenium transferase, with the translated sequence MYPKREEKPLSESDRRRSLPAVERLLGHPAVVAAARGWSRRAVVAVVRAELERARGSLARGAEPPAEDDLAAAVAAGLAALERPRPRRVVNAAGVVVHTNLGRSPLGDDALLAVAAAARGYSDLEFDLDRGMRGSRHAHVDDLLTLVFPRRAALVVNNNAAALLLALNTLALGREVVVSRGELVEIGGSFRVPEILERSGARLCEVGTTNRTHLADYERAIVSATATILKVWPSNYRVVGFTAEVGVAELSALARRAGRPLVVDQGCGRLFKDGPGPRDEVSVEEIL